A region of Parafrankia discariae DNA encodes the following proteins:
- a CDS encoding YihY/virulence factor BrkB family protein — protein MHPGMVALWRRHRQDEEPALGTGPDEAVREAEPDRLTELRSRSWFAVLRRTAKEFKDDELSDRAAALTYYGVLAIFPALLVLVSLLGVIGKSATDSILTNLEQLTPGSARDILRNAVNGIRDTAGTGGVLAVVGLAGALWSASGYIAAFIRTANAVYDIPEGRPAWKIMPLRLAVTVMLMVLLAASATIVVFSGGLAEQAGKALGLGSAALTAWSYAKWPVLVLLVILMIALLYWSAPNVRVRGFRWLTPGSALAVVIWLAASAGFALYVANFGSYNKTYGTLAGVIIFLIWLWLSNLAILLGLEFDAEIARERAVTGGLPADEEPYAEPRDTRAWPHRPRRSHGHAGQRNT, from the coding sequence ATGCATCCAGGTATGGTTGCCCTCTGGAGACGGCATCGGCAAGATGAGGAGCCGGCGCTCGGTACCGGCCCAGATGAGGCGGTCCGCGAGGCGGAGCCCGACCGGCTTACCGAGCTGCGGTCCCGCTCCTGGTTCGCGGTCCTGCGTCGCACGGCCAAGGAGTTCAAGGACGACGAGCTGTCGGACCGCGCCGCCGCGCTGACCTACTACGGCGTCCTCGCCATCTTCCCCGCTCTGCTGGTCCTGGTCTCGCTGCTCGGGGTCATCGGGAAGTCCGCGACCGACAGCATCCTGACCAACCTGGAACAGCTCACGCCCGGCTCCGCCCGGGACATCCTGCGCAACGCGGTGAACGGCATCCGCGACACCGCCGGCACCGGTGGTGTCCTCGCCGTCGTCGGCCTGGCCGGGGCGCTATGGTCCGCCTCCGGCTACATCGCCGCGTTCATCCGCACCGCCAACGCCGTCTACGACATCCCCGAAGGACGGCCGGCATGGAAGATCATGCCACTGCGCCTGGCCGTGACCGTGATGCTGATGGTGCTCCTCGCGGCCAGTGCGACCATCGTCGTGTTCTCCGGTGGTCTCGCCGAACAGGCAGGAAAGGCCCTCGGTCTCGGCTCCGCCGCCCTGACCGCCTGGTCCTACGCGAAGTGGCCGGTGCTGGTCCTGCTCGTGATCCTCATGATCGCTCTGCTGTACTGGTCCGCGCCCAACGTTCGCGTCCGCGGCTTCCGCTGGCTCACGCCGGGCAGCGCGCTCGCGGTGGTCATCTGGCTGGCAGCCTCGGCCGGATTCGCCCTGTACGTGGCGAACTTCGGGTCCTACAACAAGACCTACGGGACGCTCGCCGGCGTCATCATCTTCCTGATCTGGCTGTGGCTGTCCAACCTCGCGATCCTGCTCGGCCTGGAGTTCGACGCCGAGATCGCCCGAGAACGCGCCGTCACCGGCGGCCTGCCCGCCGACGAGGAGCCCTACGCCGAACCCCGTGACACCCGCGCCTGGCCCCACCGCCCGCGCCGCTCCCACGGACACGCTGGCCAACGAAACACGTGA